In one window of Leptospira sp. GIMC2001 DNA:
- a CDS encoding prolipoprotein diacylglyceryl transferase yields MIDRIPIPNPFGWDGPSTFSILMMLAFLVASYMLPREFKRRGLEPAHSDNMILLGIIGTLIGAKVFFIFEIWDQIFVSMPGFDGKYLYPLTHWSGFPGQPGVWSSLFSGGGLVFYGGFLTGFLFVYLYMKVKHLDYGSYLDSIASSMSIGYAIGRLGCFVSGDGCYGFATDASIPFFVFEFHGAHPSGVPVWNTPVMESIMAFGYFAYFHYWARFQPFPKFSLTCQFLMIHGFARLIIEFLRVNKAVFPFIDPPNMSNIPDSSQNPEFLTGYYWHGFSQSQYISLALIGFGLFFFVKNKLWKFSKIEQTAQPKLGGSK; encoded by the coding sequence ATGATCGATAGAATACCCATTCCTAATCCGTTCGGTTGGGATGGCCCATCCACTTTCAGCATTTTGATGATGCTGGCATTTTTAGTTGCCTCTTACATGTTACCCAGAGAATTCAAGAGGCGAGGACTCGAACCTGCCCATTCGGACAATATGATCCTTCTCGGAATCATTGGAACATTGATAGGCGCAAAAGTATTTTTTATATTTGAAATTTGGGATCAGATTTTTGTATCTATGCCAGGATTCGATGGAAAATATTTATACCCTCTAACTCATTGGAGTGGATTTCCTGGACAGCCTGGAGTATGGAGTTCTCTATTCTCTGGTGGTGGCTTGGTTTTCTATGGAGGCTTTCTCACAGGTTTTCTATTCGTTTATCTTTATATGAAAGTAAAGCATCTAGACTATGGATCTTATTTGGATTCAATCGCGTCTTCAATGTCTATTGGTTATGCGATCGGAAGACTTGGATGCTTTGTATCTGGTGATGGTTGTTATGGATTTGCGACTGATGCAAGCATTCCCTTCTTCGTTTTTGAATTCCACGGTGCTCATCCATCTGGCGTCCCAGTCTGGAATACTCCTGTTATGGAATCCATCATGGCTTTTGGTTATTTTGCATACTTCCATTACTGGGCAAGGTTTCAGCCTTTTCCAAAATTCAGTCTTACCTGCCAGTTTCTTATGATTCATGGCTTTGCTCGATTGATCATTGAATTCTTAAGAGTCAACAAGGCTGTTTTTCCATTCATTGATCCACCCAATATGTCCAATATTCCCGACTCATCCCAGAATCCTGAATTTCTAACCGGATACTATTGGCATGGATTTAGCCAATCTCAGTATATTTCATTGGCACTGATTGGATTTGGTTTATTCTTTTTTGTAAAAAACAAACTCTGGAAATTTTCAAAAATCGAACAAACTGCACAGCCAAAACTAGGTGGTTCCAAATGA
- a CDS encoding crotonase/enoyl-CoA hydratase family protein, translating to MKTKFEFFEIEQEDAVATVYLNKPEKRNAMDWSFWRDLPEVVAEINAEKSIRAFIIAGRGKSFSTGLDLSQFFQEFKGVFQGEIADHREKLYKLIIDMQKGLNEVQNSPKPSIIAVHKHCIGGGLDLMACGDIRYCTTDAMISLREAKVAIVADMGSLNRLPGIIGQGHTRELALTGKDISGEEALQMGLVTKVFDNYEDLIVGAKKTAKEIADNPALVIRGVKAVMNYCMDKSVNDGLQFVAAWNTGFLDSHDFREIITAFHEKKRPVFNSLEK from the coding sequence ATGAAAACAAAATTTGAATTTTTCGAAATAGAGCAAGAGGACGCTGTAGCAACTGTATATCTGAACAAACCGGAAAAACGAAACGCTATGGATTGGTCTTTTTGGAGAGACCTTCCTGAAGTTGTAGCAGAGATCAATGCAGAGAAATCCATTCGTGCCTTTATCATCGCAGGTCGAGGTAAATCCTTTTCAACTGGATTGGATCTATCTCAATTCTTCCAAGAATTCAAGGGAGTTTTCCAAGGCGAGATTGCAGATCACCGAGAGAAACTCTATAAACTGATCATCGATATGCAAAAAGGTCTCAACGAAGTTCAAAATTCTCCAAAACCATCAATCATTGCCGTCCACAAACATTGCATTGGTGGTGGTCTTGATCTAATGGCTTGCGGAGATATTCGTTACTGCACAACCGATGCAATGATTTCACTACGGGAAGCTAAAGTTGCGATTGTCGCTGATATGGGTTCTCTTAATAGACTTCCCGGAATCATTGGACAAGGACATACAAGAGAACTTGCTCTGACAGGCAAGGATATCTCAGGTGAAGAAGCTTTGCAGATGGGACTTGTTACTAAAGTATTCGATAATTATGAAGATCTAATAGTAGGTGCCAAGAAAACAGCCAAGGAAATTGCAGACAACCCAGCACTAGTGATTCGCGGAGTCAAAGCTGTGATGAATTACTGTATGGATAAATCTGTAAACGATGGTTTACAATTTGTAGCTGCTTGGAATACAGGGTTTTTGGATTCTCATGATTTTCGAGAAATCATAACTGCTTTTCATGAGAAAAAGAGACCAGTATTCAACAGTTTGGAAAAATAA
- a CDS encoding sensor histidine kinase produces the protein MTPKKSNPVLLVGIPALVEEAIAPQLVDLGLETLSIPETSDNLDLVPKSQEDNINLIVLDLDHASSNITQEIFDRYSNSNGSIPIILIGSEHEHSKKVKSPSDLFYAYLPANTPPRFILENIKSAIQYVQDNRAIINKSNYFDQITQDLTEIFWIEDLKTNRINYITPSFSKLFKISEEEIYKNPQAFMDRVIPEDRPQLIENYKNLIENKIFIETQYRISLPDSILSIRIKMNPVVDENGNCIRIIGYANDVTESNRIESELIYQAEISKLQIESMPIACLFLDNDFTIMEWNPAAEKMFGYSKSEIIGRSAIGTILDPREKSILMKIRKRFSAGRIDEFNRQNWNLTKDGRKILCEWKNAGIKNSQGVLLGAICMAQDITERTEQENRIKSLLVEKEILLKEVHHRVKNNMTTIASLLNLQAQAASDTQLSDALQDATNRVTSMMIIYEKLFGSKNFKTTGLQGYLESLISEITKIKNSHSISIIQEIENIFLETFQLFPIGIIVNELITNCLKHGFQGRDSGVVQIVGKKLPNNLYQIRISDDGIGIHAKKEDGSKKTGFGLMLIQILTEQLTATLDEQSNEKGTITTVIFPIPQQN, from the coding sequence ATGACTCCAAAAAAATCTAATCCTGTCCTTCTTGTAGGAATTCCTGCCCTCGTTGAGGAAGCAATTGCGCCTCAATTGGTGGACTTGGGATTAGAAACGCTCAGTATTCCGGAGACATCCGACAACCTAGATCTGGTTCCCAAGTCTCAGGAAGATAATATAAACCTCATTGTGTTGGATCTAGACCATGCCTCTTCCAATATCACCCAAGAAATTTTTGATAGATACAGCAATTCAAATGGTAGTATTCCCATAATCTTAATTGGATCAGAGCATGAACATTCGAAAAAAGTAAAAAGCCCAAGTGATCTTTTTTATGCATATTTGCCTGCGAATACTCCGCCCAGATTCATCCTAGAAAATATAAAGTCTGCTATCCAATATGTTCAAGACAACCGCGCTATAATCAATAAAAGCAATTACTTTGATCAGATAACTCAGGATCTTACAGAAATTTTCTGGATAGAAGACTTAAAGACGAATCGAATCAATTATATCACACCCAGCTTTTCCAAACTATTCAAAATATCTGAAGAAGAAATTTACAAAAATCCACAAGCCTTTATGGATCGAGTGATTCCCGAAGATAGACCTCAGCTTATAGAAAACTACAAGAATCTAATCGAAAACAAAATTTTTATAGAAACCCAATATAGAATATCTTTACCCGATTCCATTCTTTCGATTCGCATCAAAATGAATCCTGTTGTGGATGAGAATGGAAATTGCATTCGAATCATTGGATATGCCAATGATGTAACAGAATCCAACCGAATTGAATCAGAATTGATATACCAAGCTGAGATCAGCAAGTTGCAAATAGAAAGCATGCCAATTGCATGTTTATTCTTAGATAACGATTTTACTATTATGGAATGGAATCCAGCTGCAGAAAAAATGTTTGGCTATTCTAAATCAGAAATCATTGGCAGATCAGCGATTGGAACCATATTAGATCCAAGAGAAAAATCCATTCTTATGAAAATACGAAAGCGATTTTCTGCGGGTCGAATTGATGAGTTCAATCGGCAAAATTGGAATCTTACGAAGGATGGACGAAAGATTCTATGCGAATGGAAAAACGCAGGAATCAAGAATTCTCAAGGTGTATTGCTCGGAGCGATCTGTATGGCGCAAGACATCACGGAGAGAACCGAGCAAGAGAATAGGATCAAATCTCTATTAGTAGAAAAAGAAATTCTTCTCAAGGAAGTACATCATAGAGTCAAGAACAATATGACTACGATTGCATCTCTATTGAATTTGCAGGCGCAAGCTGCAAGCGATACACAGTTATCTGATGCATTGCAAGATGCAACTAATCGTGTAACAAGTATGATGATTATCTATGAGAAATTATTTGGATCCAAAAACTTCAAAACTACAGGACTTCAAGGCTACTTAGAATCTCTAATCAGCGAAATCACAAAAATAAAAAATAGTCATAGCATATCTATTATCCAAGAAATTGAAAATATTTTTCTAGAAACATTTCAGTTGTTTCCTATTGGAATTATTGTAAATGAGCTGATAACGAATTGTCTCAAGCATGGATTTCAAGGAAGGGATTCTGGAGTTGTGCAGATTGTAGGTAAAAAACTACCGAACAATCTATACCAGATCAGAATTTCTGATGATGGAATTGGCATTCATGCAAAGAAAGAAGACGGATCTAAGAAGACTGGATTTGGTCTTATGTTAATACAAATCTTAACCGAGCAGCTAACAGCAACTCTGGATGAACAATCCAATGAGAAAGGAACTATCACAACAGTGATTTTTCCAATCCCACAACAGAATTGA
- a CDS encoding flagellin N-terminal helical domain-containing protein → MIINHNMSAINAHRALKFNQTDVDKSMKALASGMRINTAGDDASGLAVSEKLRTQIRGLRQAERNAEDGMSFIQTAEGFLDQSAQIVQRMRVLAVQSSNGIYSTEDRQMIQVEVSALVDEIDRIASQAEFNKFKLFEGQFARGSRDASMWFHMGPNQHQRERFYIGTMTAKALKMVGDDGRPISLSTPEKSDNLIGLADAALDKIMKQRADMGAYYNRMEYTSKGLMAAYENMQASESRIRDADMAEEMVAYTTKQILVQSGTAMLAQSNMKPASVLKLLTSV, encoded by the coding sequence ATGATTATCAATCACAACATGAGTGCGATTAATGCGCATCGTGCTCTAAAGTTCAATCAGACGGACGTAGATAAGTCCATGAAGGCGCTCGCATCGGGTATGAGAATAAATACCGCAGGTGACGACGCTTCAGGGCTTGCTGTGTCGGAGAAGCTAAGAACTCAGATAAGGGGTCTTAGACAGGCGGAGAGAAATGCTGAGGATGGAATGAGTTTCATTCAGACAGCTGAGGGTTTTCTGGATCAATCGGCACAAATAGTCCAGAGAATGCGAGTTCTTGCTGTTCAATCTTCGAACGGAATCTACTCCACGGAAGACAGGCAGATGATTCAAGTAGAAGTATCTGCTCTGGTTGATGAGATCGATCGAATTGCTTCTCAAGCAGAGTTTAACAAGTTTAAGCTTTTTGAGGGACAGTTCGCAAGAGGTTCAAGAGATGCATCCATGTGGTTTCATATGGGTCCAAATCAACACCAGAGAGAGCGTTTCTATATTGGAACGATGACTGCAAAGGCTTTGAAAATGGTAGGCGATGACGGTCGTCCAATTTCTCTATCAACACCAGAGAAATCGGATAACTTGATTGGTCTAGCGGATGCAGCTTTGGATAAGATCATGAAGCAGCGTGCTGACATGGGTGCTTATTACAACCGAATGGAATACACTTCCAAAGGTTTGATGGCGGCTTATGAGAACATGCAAGCTTCAGAGTCAAGAATCAGAGATGCTGATATGGCAGAAGAGATGGTTGCGTATACAACTAAACAGATATTGGTGCAGAGTGGTACGGCGATGCTCGCGCAATCAAATATGAAGCCAGCTTCAGTTCTTAAACTTTTGACTTCCGTCTAA
- a CDS encoding flagellin N-terminal helical domain-containing protein, with translation MIINHNLSAINSHRVLKFQNEEVSKNMETLSSGMRINRAGDDASGLAVSEKMRTQVKGLRQAERNAEDGMSMIQTTEGYIQEMNDIIQRIRVLAIQSSNGIYTQEDRQMIQVEVSQLVDEVDRIASQAEFNKMNLLQGDFARGSRSASMWFHIGPNQHQRERVFIATMTAKSLSLRKEDNSLLTLSTADFANEAIAVLDDALYKINKQRANLGSYFNRLEHATKGLMNAYENTQASESRIRDADMAEETVAFTKNQILVQSGTAMLAQANVRPQSVLSLLR, from the coding sequence ATGATCATTAACCACAACTTATCCGCGATTAACTCGCATCGAGTTCTTAAGTTCCAGAACGAAGAAGTTTCTAAAAACATGGAAACTCTATCTTCTGGTATGCGAATCAACCGTGCCGGAGACGACGCTTCCGGTTTGGCAGTTTCGGAGAAAATGAGAACTCAGGTAAAGGGACTCAGGCAAGCAGAGAGAAATGCTGAAGACGGTATGTCCATGATTCAAACCACGGAAGGTTACATTCAAGAGATGAATGATATCATCCAAAGAATTAGAGTTCTGGCAATCCAATCTTCAAACGGTATCTATACCCAAGAAGATAGGCAGATGATCCAAGTTGAAGTTTCCCAGTTGGTAGATGAGGTAGATCGAATCGCTTCTCAAGCAGAATTCAATAAAATGAATCTTCTTCAAGGTGATTTCGCTCGTGGTTCTCGTTCTGCATCTATGTGGTTCCACATAGGACCAAATCAGCACCAAAGAGAGAGAGTATTCATTGCAACAATGACTGCTAAATCTCTAAGCTTGAGAAAAGAAGATAATTCACTTCTAACTCTTTCTACAGCTGATTTTGCAAACGAAGCAATCGCAGTACTTGATGATGCTCTTTACAAAATAAACAAACAAAGAGCGAATCTAGGTTCATACTTTAACAGGTTGGAACATGCTACGAAAGGTCTCATGAACGCTTATGAGAATACTCAAGCATCTGAATCTAGAATCAGGGATGCGGACATGGCTGAAGAAACAGTTGCTTTTACCAAGAATCAGATTCTCGTTCAATCGGGAACTGCAATGCTTGCTCAAGCAAATGTTAGACCACAGTCAGTTCTATCTCTATTGAGATAA
- a CDS encoding M23 family metallopeptidase, with the protein MENLTQTVTLYEKMQMKYIRMRNRFKKWQIKGREKISFMVIPHSEKVVISLDMSFSMLLFLSFLASLLFVLSLGFLVYYSFIFDRNEEIFLTSNQDQTTFIYYNLLSEDLEESVRDLESQTEKLNMLAWDEVSWKRLITQDYFPEITLLRPDYNEMETNLNLYPQTVLAYSEMSVRLKKLEPVFHNGIDYLDMRESIFLNIPRGRPLGAGVGNVTSSWGNRMDPFGILPVGEFHSGIDFAAAEGTPIYATASGYIPKTEFSTGGLGRSVRINHDNGFFTLYGHCSQILVKEGDVVKRGDKIALVGQTGKATGAHVHYEVRIGLDSPMDPEEFINLD; encoded by the coding sequence TTGGAAAATTTAACCCAAACGGTTACTCTCTATGAAAAGATGCAGATGAAGTACATCCGCATGCGAAACCGATTCAAAAAATGGCAGATCAAAGGTCGGGAAAAAATCTCTTTTATGGTCATTCCGCATTCCGAAAAGGTCGTAATCAGCCTAGATATGTCTTTTTCGATGCTTCTCTTCTTGAGCTTTCTCGCAAGCCTACTTTTTGTTCTCAGTTTGGGATTTTTGGTTTATTACAGCTTTATTTTTGATAGAAATGAGGAGATATTCCTGACGTCCAACCAAGACCAGACGACGTTCATCTACTACAACTTACTTTCCGAAGATTTGGAAGAATCTGTCCGCGATCTGGAATCCCAGACCGAAAAACTCAACATGCTCGCTTGGGACGAAGTTTCATGGAAAAGGTTGATCACTCAAGACTATTTCCCAGAAATCACCCTACTTCGTCCAGATTACAACGAGATGGAGACCAATCTCAATTTATATCCACAGACTGTACTTGCGTATTCGGAGATGTCTGTTCGTCTCAAGAAACTCGAACCTGTCTTCCATAATGGAATCGATTATCTGGATATGAGAGAATCAATATTTTTGAATATTCCTAGAGGAAGACCATTAGGTGCAGGTGTCGGAAATGTTACTTCATCTTGGGGCAATCGTATGGATCCTTTTGGGATTTTACCTGTGGGTGAGTTCCATTCGGGAATCGATTTTGCTGCAGCCGAAGGAACTCCTATCTATGCAACTGCATCTGGGTATATTCCAAAAACCGAATTTAGTACTGGTGGACTTGGACGAAGTGTTCGGATCAATCATGATAATGGCTTTTTTACCCTCTATGGACATTGCTCTCAGATTCTTGTAAAAGAAGGTGATGTTGTAAAACGTGGTGATAAAATTGCTCTTGTTGGACAGACGGGTAAGGCTACTGGTGCCCATGTTCACTACGAAGTTAGAATTGGTTTGGATTCACCAATGGATCCAGAAGAATTCATCAACCTCGACTAG